A stretch of Actinomycetota bacterium DNA encodes these proteins:
- a CDS encoding SDR family oxidoreductase: protein MNYEGRIAIVTGAGGGLGRSHALLLASRGAKVIVNDLGGDRHGKGFGSDMADAVVDEINEAGGEAVANYDGVHTWEGGENIVRTALDTWGRVDIVINNAGILRDVSFKNLEEDQLDMVLKVHLYGGFHVTRAAWESMRENNYGRIINTTSGSGLYGNFGQTNYSAAKMGLVGLTRTLAIEGAKYNILANAIAPVARSRMTEDVMPPQLLDKLEPEWVSPLVAYLVSETNTETGRIFSAGGGYYSRVALVEGQGVGFEKVPSIEEIAERYADIADISAGKELSGVMEQTGQIVTTLGIELG, encoded by the coding sequence ATCAACTACGAGGGTCGGATCGCGATCGTGACGGGGGCCGGGGGCGGGCTCGGCAGGAGTCACGCACTGCTGCTCGCGAGCCGCGGCGCGAAGGTCATCGTCAACGACCTCGGAGGTGACCGCCACGGGAAAGGCTTCGGCTCCGACATGGCCGACGCCGTCGTGGACGAGATCAACGAGGCCGGCGGCGAGGCGGTCGCCAACTACGACGGGGTACACACCTGGGAGGGTGGTGAGAACATCGTCAGGACCGCCCTGGACACCTGGGGTCGGGTCGACATCGTCATCAACAACGCCGGGATCCTGCGCGACGTGTCGTTCAAGAACCTCGAAGAGGATCAGCTCGACATGGTCCTCAAGGTGCACCTCTACGGCGGCTTCCACGTGACGCGCGCCGCGTGGGAGTCGATGCGCGAGAACAACTACGGCCGCATCATCAACACCACGTCAGGGTCAGGCCTGTACGGCAACTTCGGCCAGACCAACTACTCCGCCGCGAAGATGGGCCTGGTCGGGCTCACGCGGACGCTGGCCATCGAGGGCGCCAAGTACAACATCCTGGCCAACGCGATCGCGCCGGTGGCGAGGTCGCGGATGACCGAGGACGTGATGCCGCCACAGCTGCTCGACAAGCTCGAGCCCGAGTGGGTCTCCCCGCTGGTGGCGTACCTGGTGTCGGAAACGAACACCGAGACGGGCCGCATCTTCTCCGCAGGCGGTGGCTACTACTCCCGCGTCGCCTTGGTCGAGGGGCAGGGCGTTGGGTTCGAGAAGGTGCCCAGCATCGAAGAGATCGCCGAGCGTTACGCCGACATCGCCGACATCTCGGCCGGCAAGGAGCTCAGCGGCGTCATGGAGCAGACTGGCCAGATCGTGACGACGCTGGGCATCGAGCTCGGCTGA
- a CDS encoding aminotransferase class I/II-fold pyridoxal phosphate-dependent enzyme: protein MEPRPERPAGAFETLAVHASTVLPEVAQQPVAPPIWPVATWATTRSAEVGALLEDRLDGYVYGRYDNPTNTALHTAVAALHSAPAAWSFASGTAAIHAVLDSQRRGGRLLVTKRLYGGTYALLHRLADEAGWGVDAIDLSDPANVDAAVTDEHTVLYAETMANPSTQVADLGALADRARTHGLTFIVDNTFASPWLCRPLELGADVVVESATKYLGGHGDVVAGVIAGSVDTIAAAREAGYEFGGSLGPFEAWLVARGIQTLALRMERSSRTALSLAEHLEGRPGVVSVAYPTLPSHPQHDLAVKQFAGRGGGGIVAVDLGDRHVAERVADACRVFLRAASLGGTRSLVLHPASTSHRQLSDDDLVAAGVGPGLLRLSVGIEDLGDLRADLDHALATATTGDGPT, encoded by the coding sequence GTGGAACCCCGCCCCGAACGCCCCGCCGGTGCCTTCGAGACCCTGGCGGTGCACGCCTCCACGGTTCTGCCCGAGGTCGCGCAACAACCGGTCGCGCCACCGATCTGGCCGGTCGCGACGTGGGCCACGACCCGTTCGGCGGAGGTGGGCGCGCTCCTCGAGGATCGCCTCGACGGCTACGTGTACGGGCGCTACGACAACCCCACGAACACGGCCCTGCACACCGCCGTGGCGGCTCTCCACTCGGCTCCCGCGGCGTGGTCCTTCGCGTCCGGTACCGCCGCCATCCACGCGGTCCTCGACAGTCAGCGTCGCGGCGGTCGCCTGCTCGTCACGAAGCGACTCTACGGTGGGACCTACGCCCTGCTGCATCGGCTGGCGGACGAAGCGGGATGGGGTGTGGATGCCATCGACCTGAGTGACCCGGCGAACGTCGACGCTGCGGTCACCGACGAGCACACGGTCCTGTACGCCGAGACGATGGCGAACCCCAGTACGCAGGTCGCGGATCTGGGTGCTCTCGCCGACCGTGCCCGTACGCACGGGCTGACCTTCATCGTGGACAACACGTTCGCCTCGCCGTGGCTGTGTCGGCCGCTGGAGCTGGGTGCTGACGTCGTGGTCGAGTCCGCGACCAAGTACCTCGGCGGGCACGGCGACGTCGTCGCCGGCGTCATCGCCGGCAGTGTCGACACGATCGCCGCGGCGCGCGAGGCCGGCTACGAGTTCGGGGGATCATTGGGACCGTTCGAGGCGTGGCTCGTCGCACGCGGGATCCAGACCCTCGCACTGCGGATGGAGCGGTCGTCACGGACCGCGCTGTCTTTGGCCGAGCACCTCGAGGGACGCCCCGGCGTGGTCTCGGTGGCCTACCCGACGCTGCCCTCTCACCCCCAGCACGATCTCGCGGTGAAGCAGTTCGCCGGTCGCGGCGGCGGCGGGATCGTGGCGGTCGACCTCGGCGATCGCCACGTCGCTGAACGCGTCGCCGACGCGTGCCGGGTCTTCCTCCGCGCCGCCTCGCTCGGTGGGACCCGGTCGCTCGTGCTCCACCCGGCGTCGACGAGCCACCGCCAACTGTCCGATGACGACCTCGTCGCGGCGGGAGTCGGGCCTGGTCTGCTGCGCTTGAGCGTCGGCATCGAGGACCTCGGCGACCTTCGCGCCGATCTCGACCACGCTCTGGCGACCGCCACGACCGGAGACGGACCAACGTGA
- a CDS encoding D-alanine--D-alanine ligase → MKQRVLILYGGRSSEHEVSCLSARSVLNAIDRDRYEVVPVGITRAGRWVLTDGTIEPRPGHPLPEVEDVGDTVALVRSRSGANLVRFVGDEVETVGAIDVAFPVLHGPYGEDGTVQGQLATVDVPYVGADVTASSVGIDKRAMKLAFKARGLPQVPFLAVRIERWQAERGALLDEIEGAIGYPLFTKPARQGSSIGISKVGDREELASGLEEAFGYDRVAIVEEGLEHPREVEVAVLGNDTIEVTPPGEIKPSHDFYDFEAKYLDESELIVPAELDDEMLKRIDDIARQAYGSIGCRGMARIDFFVTRAGELYLNEINTIPGFTPASMFPRLWQAQGVSYPELVDRLLELAFEAAQEDARYAP, encoded by the coding sequence GTGAAGCAGCGCGTTCTCATCCTGTACGGAGGCCGTTCGAGCGAGCACGAGGTCTCGTGCCTGTCGGCCCGATCCGTCCTCAACGCGATCGACCGTGACCGCTACGAGGTCGTGCCGGTGGGCATCACGCGCGCAGGCCGTTGGGTCCTCACCGATGGGACGATCGAACCGCGGCCGGGCCATCCGCTCCCCGAGGTCGAGGACGTCGGCGACACCGTCGCGCTCGTCCGCAGCCGGTCCGGGGCCAACCTCGTGAGGTTCGTGGGCGACGAAGTCGAGACCGTCGGGGCGATCGATGTCGCGTTCCCGGTGCTGCACGGGCCCTACGGAGAGGACGGCACCGTGCAGGGCCAACTCGCCACTGTCGACGTCCCCTACGTCGGAGCGGATGTGACCGCCAGTTCGGTCGGTATCGACAAGCGCGCGATGAAACTGGCGTTCAAGGCGCGGGGGCTACCTCAGGTCCCCTTCCTCGCGGTGCGCATCGAGCGTTGGCAGGCAGAGCGAGGTGCGCTCCTCGACGAGATCGAGGGAGCGATCGGCTACCCGCTGTTCACCAAGCCCGCCCGTCAGGGGTCCTCGATCGGCATCAGCAAGGTCGGCGATCGTGAGGAGCTCGCGTCGGGGCTAGAGGAGGCGTTCGGCTACGACCGTGTGGCGATCGTCGAGGAGGGTCTCGAGCACCCGCGTGAGGTCGAGGTCGCGGTCCTCGGCAACGACACGATCGAGGTCACGCCGCCGGGGGAGATCAAGCCGAGCCACGACTTCTACGACTTCGAGGCCAAGTACCTCGACGAGTCGGAGCTGATCGTCCCCGCCGAACTCGACGACGAGATGCTGAAGCGGATCGACGACATCGCCCGGCAGGCCTACGGGTCGATCGGCTGTCGCGGGATGGCTCGCATCGACTTCTTCGTGACGCGGGCGGGCGAGCTGTACCTCAACGAGATCAACACGATCCCGGGGTTCACACCGGCGTCGATGTTCCCGCGCCTGTGGCAGGCGCAGGGCGTGAGCTACCCCGAGCTCGTCGACCGCCTCCTCGAACTCGCCTTCGAGGCCGCCCAGGAGGACGCGCGCTACGCCCCTTGA
- a CDS encoding Lrp/AsnC ligand binding domain-containing protein yields the protein MAVSAYILIQTEVGKAGAVAEAVDDIPGVVAAEDVTGPYDVIVRAEAGNVDELGKMVVSKIQAIPGITRTLTCPVVHL from the coding sequence ATGGCCGTATCGGCGTACATCCTGATACAGACCGAGGTCGGCAAGGCTGGCGCGGTCGCCGAGGCGGTGGACGACATCCCTGGCGTCGTCGCTGCCGAGGACGTAACCGGCCCCTACGACGTCATCGTCCGCGCCGAGGCGGGCAACGTCGACGAGCTGGGGAAGATGGTCGTATCGAAGATCCAGGCCATCCCCGGCATCACCCGCACCCTCACCTGCCCCGTCGTGCATCTGTAA
- the thiL gene encoding thiamine-phosphate kinase, producing MASPEFVLLELLSPLLDGDGPGVPVGYGDDAAVVEVAGTPVAIAVDTLVAAVHFDLVLSSWEDVGYKALAVNVSDLAAVGAQCSAAVVSLQRPPGLEDADVLALYRGLRAAADTWRCRIVGGDTVGGPVAAVSVTAVGALLGPEPLRRGAAEVGDVVLIVGELGVAAAGLAAHRAGRTDLLEEHPLVAAAHRRPRALPEAGAALAVAGANACIDVSDGLGRDVGHIAAASQVGVVLDPDRLPLHPDVVAVADELDIDPVDLVVGGGDDYALVATVRPHRLARVETALEAAGLRPRVVGEVVEGEGVRLGDRDVVQAGWEHDVEEP from the coding sequence GTGGCCTCACCCGAGTTCGTCCTGCTGGAACTGCTGTCGCCGCTCCTCGACGGCGACGGACCTGGCGTGCCCGTCGGATACGGCGACGACGCGGCGGTCGTCGAGGTCGCCGGTACGCCGGTCGCGATCGCGGTCGACACCCTGGTCGCCGCGGTCCACTTCGACCTCGTCCTGTCGAGCTGGGAGGATGTCGGTTACAAGGCGCTCGCCGTTAACGTCAGCGATCTCGCGGCGGTGGGTGCCCAGTGCAGCGCCGCCGTCGTCTCGCTCCAGCGCCCCCCCGGTCTCGAGGACGCCGACGTGCTCGCGCTCTACCGCGGCCTGCGTGCCGCCGCCGACACGTGGCGCTGTCGCATCGTCGGGGGCGACACCGTCGGGGGACCGGTCGCAGCGGTCAGCGTCACCGCGGTCGGGGCGCTGCTGGGTCCGGAGCCGCTCCGCCGCGGTGCGGCGGAGGTCGGTGACGTCGTGCTGATCGTGGGAGAGCTCGGCGTCGCCGCTGCGGGGTTGGCGGCACACCGGGCGGGGCGCACCGACCTGCTCGAGGAGCATCCACTCGTCGCCGCAGCCCACCGACGCCCGCGGGCACTCCCCGAGGCTGGAGCAGCGCTCGCCGTTGCCGGAGCCAACGCGTGCATCGACGTCAGCGACGGTCTCGGCCGGGACGTGGGCCACATCGCCGCGGCATCGCAGGTCGGTGTCGTGCTGGATCCCGACCGGCTGCCCCTCCATCCTGACGTGGTGGCCGTGGCGGACGAACTCGACATAGATCCGGTCGATCTCGTCGTCGGTGGCGGTGACGACTACGCGCTCGTGGCCACGGTCCGACCTCACCGTCTCGCCCGTGTCGAGACCGCGTTGGAGGCCGCCGGGCTGCGGCCCCGTGTCGTGGGTGAGGTCGTCGAAGGTGAGGGGGTCCGGCTGGGCGACCGCGACGTGGTGCAGGCAGGCTGGGAACACGACGTGGAGGAACCGTGA
- the thiD gene encoding bifunctional hydroxymethylpyrimidine kinase/phosphomethylpyrimidine kinase produces the protein MTATPPRALTIAGSDSGGGAGIQADLKTFEALGVYGMSVLTALTAQNTVGVQGVHEVPPDFVRRQLDSVVTDIGVDAVKVGMLASAPIVETVAAGLDAHDLTMVVLDPVAASKHGDALLRQDAVTALRDALVPRALVITPNVGEVALLTDVKVETVDDMPRAAEALLALGPRWVVVKGGHLRDNEDAVDLLTDGDSWHEIRSERLDTRDTHGTGCTFSSAIAAELAKGADVVAAVTAAKRYLTGALRRGVRIGRGIGPVDHAWQRRED, from the coding sequence GTGACCGCGACACCACCCCGTGCCCTGACGATCGCTGGGTCGGACTCCGGCGGGGGAGCCGGCATCCAGGCGGACCTGAAGACGTTCGAGGCTCTCGGCGTCTACGGCATGAGCGTGCTCACCGCGCTGACGGCCCAGAACACGGTCGGAGTCCAAGGGGTGCACGAGGTGCCACCCGACTTCGTCCGGCGACAGCTCGACAGCGTGGTGACCGACATCGGTGTGGACGCGGTGAAGGTCGGGATGCTCGCGAGCGCCCCGATCGTCGAGACCGTCGCCGCGGGCCTCGACGCGCACGACCTCACGATGGTCGTCCTCGACCCCGTCGCGGCGTCGAAGCATGGCGACGCGCTGTTGCGGCAGGACGCGGTCACCGCGCTGCGCGACGCGTTGGTCCCACGTGCGCTGGTGATCACGCCCAACGTGGGCGAGGTCGCACTGCTGACCGACGTCAAGGTGGAGACCGTCGACGACATGCCGCGCGCTGCCGAGGCACTGCTCGCGCTCGGACCGCGTTGGGTCGTCGTCAAGGGTGGTCACCTGCGCGACAACGAGGACGCCGTCGACCTGCTGACCGACGGCGACTCCTGGCACGAGATCCGCTCGGAACGACTCGACACCCGCGACACCCACGGGACCGGCTGCACCTTCAGCAGCGCCATCGCCGCCGAGCTAGCCAAGGGAGCAGATGTGGTCGCTGCGGTCACCGCAGCGAAGCGCTACCTCACGGGAGCGCTACGCCGAGGCGTGCGCATCGGACGCGGCATCGGGCCCGTCGACCACGCCTGGCAGCGTCGTGAGGACTGA
- the rpmB gene encoding 50S ribosomal protein L28, whose product MKSVCDICGKSPWFGKQVSHSHRRSSRRWDPNVQRLRIWKDGRVQKANVCTSCLKAGKVQRPPVKSR is encoded by the coding sequence ATGAAGTCCGTCTGCGACATCTGCGGCAAGAGCCCCTGGTTCGGCAAGCAGGTCAGCCACAGCCACCGCCGCTCGTCACGCCGCTGGGACCCCAACGTGCAGCGCCTGCGCATCTGGAAGGACGGACGGGTTCAGAAGGCGAACGTCTGCACGTCCTGCCTCAAGGCCGGCAAGGTGCAGCGCCCTCCCGTCAAGTCCCGCTGA
- a CDS encoding HAD-IB family hydrolase, which translates to MSTSGQLAEGSSVHERLDGRRILLTGVTGFVGQALLERLLSYLPRARLVLLVRPVPGASGRDRVADLLTKPVFDRLRAGLGDGGAQRILDQRIDVIEADLTEAVPALPDDLDVVVHLAGTVSFDPPIDVAFQINLLGTRRLHEALRASGSEPHVVHVSTAYVAGLAKGVVPEAPLQHDVDWRVEADAALAARTATEQTSRGPDLLERLLDDANVAHSRAGPRTVARSAEQRRGAWVHDRLVAQGRQRARSLGWPDVYTFSKALGERCAEDLHGDLPLSIVRPSIIESALRHPRPGWIEGFKMAEPIILGYGRGDIPDFPGVRDAVIDIIPVDLVVNALVAIAAHPPAAGDRLHYHVSSGARNPLTFDELYELVRGYFAREPFVHPREGEIAPPDWRFRGSRRVMRMLEVAEKGVDVADRLVARLPRSDRTRSAARGLDRQRRRLEFVRRYADIYGPYAELEVLYADDRTHALFRSITERDRRDLPFDAAAIDWPHYLQEVHCPSVTANLRQPHVPRQRTDVAANGLPSRADVVAVFDLDGTIVDTNVIESYLWLRLAERGGAWMGEMASLLRSLPRYVAAERRTRESFLRSFYQRYEGADLEGLRRLVDEHVTPVVLGRSAPAALRRVREHRTAGHRTVLLTGAIDLLTRPIAALFDEIVAAELATDERGVCTGNLATLPLVGEARAAWLRRYAHRMGLDLDASYAYADSHSDVPLLEAVGNPVAVNPDVALFRAARSARPRWTVEEWRLVDETPRVLASTAAPRRGHA; encoded by the coding sequence GTGAGCACCTCCGGACAGCTCGCAGAGGGGTCCTCGGTGCACGAGCGGCTGGACGGTCGGCGCATCCTGCTCACGGGTGTCACCGGCTTCGTGGGGCAGGCGCTGCTCGAACGTCTGCTGTCCTACCTGCCGCGGGCGCGCCTCGTGCTGCTGGTCCGCCCGGTTCCGGGGGCCTCGGGACGTGACCGCGTCGCGGATCTGCTGACCAAGCCGGTGTTCGACCGCCTGCGCGCGGGCCTCGGCGACGGTGGCGCGCAGCGGATCCTGGATCAGCGGATCGACGTGATCGAGGCCGATCTGACCGAGGCCGTCCCGGCGCTGCCCGACGACCTCGACGTGGTGGTCCACCTCGCCGGGACCGTCTCGTTCGACCCGCCCATCGACGTCGCGTTCCAGATCAACCTGCTCGGAACCCGCCGCTTGCACGAGGCGCTGCGCGCGTCCGGGAGCGAACCCCACGTCGTGCACGTGTCCACGGCCTACGTCGCCGGCCTGGCCAAGGGCGTCGTGCCGGAGGCACCGCTCCAGCACGACGTCGACTGGCGCGTCGAGGCCGACGCGGCGCTGGCAGCGCGGACCGCCACCGAGCAGACGTCGCGGGGCCCCGACCTGCTCGAACGACTCCTCGACGATGCCAACGTCGCCCACAGCCGTGCCGGCCCCAGGACGGTCGCCCGATCGGCGGAGCAACGCCGCGGCGCGTGGGTCCACGACCGGCTCGTCGCTCAGGGTCGCCAACGAGCCCGCAGCCTCGGCTGGCCGGACGTCTACACGTTCAGCAAGGCGCTCGGCGAGCGCTGTGCGGAGGACCTGCACGGTGACTTGCCGCTGTCCATCGTGCGACCGTCCATCATCGAGAGCGCCCTCAGGCATCCACGGCCAGGCTGGATCGAAGGCTTCAAGATGGCCGAGCCGATCATCCTCGGCTACGGGCGCGGGGACATCCCGGATTTCCCCGGGGTCCGCGATGCGGTGATCGACATCATCCCGGTCGACCTGGTGGTCAACGCGCTGGTGGCGATCGCCGCCCACCCACCCGCCGCCGGGGACCGGCTCCACTACCACGTCTCGTCGGGCGCCCGCAACCCGCTGACGTTCGACGAGCTCTACGAGCTGGTCCGCGGCTACTTCGCGCGGGAGCCGTTCGTGCACCCGCGCGAGGGGGAGATCGCCCCGCCGGACTGGCGCTTCCGTGGCAGCCGACGGGTCATGCGGATGCTCGAGGTCGCGGAGAAGGGCGTGGACGTCGCCGACCGGCTGGTCGCGCGGCTGCCGCGTTCCGACCGCACCCGCTCCGCCGCCCGTGGCCTCGACCGGCAGCGACGGCGACTGGAGTTCGTCCGCCGCTACGCCGACATCTACGGCCCCTACGCCGAGCTGGAGGTCCTCTACGCCGACGACCGTACGCACGCGCTGTTCCGCTCGATCACCGAGCGCGACCGCCGGGACCTCCCCTTCGACGCCGCCGCGATCGACTGGCCGCACTACCTCCAGGAGGTCCACTGTCCCAGCGTCACCGCGAACCTGCGCCAGCCGCACGTCCCCCGCCAGCGGACCGACGTCGCCGCCAACGGCCTCCCCAGCCGGGCCGACGTGGTGGCGGTGTTCGACCTGGACGGCACGATCGTCGACACGAACGTCATCGAGTCGTACCTGTGGCTGCGGCTGGCCGAGCGGGGCGGCGCATGGATGGGCGAGATGGCGTCCCTGCTGCGCTCGCTGCCGCGCTACGTGGCGGCCGAGCGGCGGACGCGCGAGTCGTTCCTGCGTTCGTTCTACCAGCGCTACGAAGGGGCGGACCTCGAGGGACTGCGTCGCCTGGTCGACGAGCACGTCACCCCGGTCGTCCTCGGGCGGAGCGCCCCGGCCGCGCTGCGGCGCGTGCGCGAGCACCGTACCGCGGGACATCGGACGGTCCTGCTCACCGGCGCGATCGACCTGCTCACCCGGCCGATCGCGGCGCTGTTCGACGAGATCGTCGCGGCGGAACTCGCCACCGACGAACGGGGCGTCTGCACCGGGAACCTGGCGACCCTGCCGCTCGTCGGCGAGGCGCGCGCCGCGTGGTTGCGTCGCTACGCCCACCGGATGGGGCTGGACCTGGACGCGTCGTACGCGTACGCCGATAGCCACTCCGACGTGCCACTACTGGAGGCGGTGGGCAACCCGGTGGCCGTGAACCCGGACGTGGCCCTGTTCCGCGCGGCCCGGTCTGCTCGTCCCCGCTGGACGGTGGAGGAGTGGCGGCTGGTCGACGAGACGCCGCGCGTGCTGGCCTCGACCGCCGCGCCACGGCGAGGCCACGCGTGA
- a CDS encoding zinc-binding dehydrogenase: MQALELYRSVPRYVAARVVGSRLPGLLAGPVAPLRLVTNDEPRPLGPGWTRVRPRLAGICGSDLATIAGRSSFYFSPLVSLPFVPGHEVVGEVIDDVDDLPPGTRVVLDPILACAARGLDPCSACVTGRHDRCDHITVGHVSPGLQTGYCADTGGGWSRMFVAHRSQLHPIPDELPDERAVLVEPLACAVHAAERAQVDDTADVLLVGAGTVGLFTLLALRAFTPAGRITVVAKHRRQAELARRFGATEVVSPGEVVGAVRRATRALRLDPERGGGFLLGGVDVAIDCVGSRTSLDTALRTVRSGGRVVLAGLPTEGADLTPAWFRELEIVGAYASTANPVGGLHASTFDAAVGLATDAALGDAVGATYRLPAWREAIDHALSAGSLGTIKVAFDLRDHRGEEDA; encoded by the coding sequence ATCCAGGCCCTGGAGCTGTACCGGTCCGTGCCGCGGTACGTCGCGGCCCGCGTGGTCGGGTCTCGACTGCCTGGCCTGTTGGCTGGTCCCGTCGCCCCGCTCAGGCTGGTCACGAACGACGAGCCGCGCCCGCTGGGTCCGGGTTGGACCCGGGTCCGGCCGCGGCTGGCGGGGATCTGCGGATCCGACCTGGCGACCATCGCGGGGCGGTCATCGTTCTACTTCTCCCCGCTGGTGTCCCTGCCGTTCGTACCCGGGCACGAGGTCGTCGGTGAGGTCATCGACGACGTCGATGACCTCCCTCCCGGCACCCGCGTGGTCCTCGACCCGATCCTGGCGTGCGCTGCACGCGGCCTCGACCCCTGCAGCGCCTGCGTCACCGGGCGGCACGACCGCTGCGACCACATCACCGTCGGACACGTGTCGCCGGGCCTACAGACCGGCTACTGCGCCGATACGGGGGGCGGCTGGAGCCGCATGTTCGTCGCCCACCGCTCCCAGCTCCACCCCATCCCCGACGAACTGCCGGACGAGCGGGCGGTGCTGGTCGAGCCACTGGCCTGTGCGGTGCACGCCGCCGAGCGCGCCCAGGTCGACGACACGGCCGACGTACTGCTCGTCGGTGCTGGGACGGTCGGTCTGTTCACCCTGCTGGCGCTGCGGGCGTTCACCCCAGCGGGGCGGATCACCGTGGTGGCCAAGCACCGCAGACAGGCCGAGCTCGCCCGCCGGTTCGGCGCCACCGAGGTGGTCTCTCCAGGCGAGGTGGTCGGTGCGGTGCGGCGCGCGACGCGGGCGCTCCGGCTCGACCCCGAGCGCGGCGGCGGCTTCCTGCTCGGCGGGGTCGACGTCGCGATCGACTGCGTCGGTTCGAGGACCAGCCTCGACACCGCCCTGCGTACGGTCCGCAGCGGCGGACGGGTGGTCCTCGCCGGCCTGCCGACGGAAGGGGCGGATCTCACCCCTGCCTGGTTCCGCGAGTTGGAGATCGTCGGCGCCTACGCGAGCACGGCGAACCCCGTCGGCGGGCTTCACGCGTCGACGTTCGACGCAGCCGTCGGGCTGGCCACCGATGCTGCGCTGGGCGACGCCGTCGGTGCCACCTACCGGCTGCCCGCGTGGCGTGAGGCCATCGATCACGCCCTGTCCGCCGGCTCGTTGGGGACGATCAAGGTCGCTTTCGACCTGCGCGATCACCGCGGTGAGGAGGACGCCTGA
- a CDS encoding nickel-dependent lactate racemase → MTRPGFVLEVDERTPPLLVHEGEGFRLEDFPLGTRVVYPPDPLPGVRDLDAAIEDALLRPHGSEPLPELLRAGMRLTIAFDDLSLPLPPMRTPDIRQRIIEHVLEHAAHAGVDDVELVAANALHRRMTPDELERLLGERVFRSFWPDRLRNFDAEDPDDLEFIGTTDRDEEVEICRRAATSDLLVYVNINLVAMDGGHKSVPVGLAGYRSLRHHHNVDTMLHSTSYMDPPNSALHSSAGRMGRLLADHLRIFTIETTLNNETFPEPLGFLNGREWEWSLKDQATMLAVRRGLDVMPRWARRKVFHATAAPYGVTGINAGETEAVHERTLVNVHRQQLVEVDGQSDVLVTGVPYVGPYNVNSIMNPILAMCLGLGYFFNMYRGRPLVRPGGAMILYHPVAREFHQVHHPSYIDFFEEVLAESTDPATIEKKFEQRYATDPWYIHLYRTSYAYHGVHPFYMWYWGAHALDHLRDVVWVGADRRSVERMGFQAASTLSDALEMVSGSVGRHPTITYLHSPPLALAEVR, encoded by the coding sequence ATGACCCGTCCCGGTTTCGTCCTGGAGGTCGACGAGCGCACGCCTCCGCTGCTCGTCCACGAAGGCGAGGGGTTCCGACTGGAGGACTTCCCGCTCGGGACCCGGGTGGTCTACCCGCCGGATCCTCTGCCCGGCGTACGCGATCTCGATGCCGCCATCGAGGATGCGTTGCTCCGCCCTCACGGCTCCGAGCCCCTGCCGGAGCTGCTCCGCGCGGGCATGCGTCTGACCATCGCCTTCGATGACCTGTCCCTGCCGCTGCCGCCGATGCGGACGCCCGACATCCGCCAGCGCATCATCGAGCACGTCCTCGAACACGCGGCACATGCTGGCGTCGACGACGTCGAGCTGGTCGCCGCCAACGCCCTGCACCGGCGGATGACCCCTGACGAGCTCGAGCGGCTCCTCGGCGAGCGTGTGTTCCGGTCGTTCTGGCCCGACCGGCTGCGCAACTTCGACGCCGAGGATCCCGACGATCTGGAGTTCATCGGCACCACCGATCGGGACGAGGAGGTCGAGATCTGCCGACGGGCGGCCACCTCGGACCTTCTCGTCTACGTGAACATCAACCTGGTCGCGATGGACGGCGGCCACAAGTCCGTCCCGGTCGGCCTGGCCGGCTACCGCAGCCTGCGCCACCACCACAACGTCGACACGATGCTGCACTCGACCAGCTACATGGACCCACCGAACTCGGCGCTGCACAGCTCGGCGGGGCGGATGGGCCGGCTGCTGGCCGACCACCTGCGGATCTTCACGATCGAGACGACCCTCAACAACGAGACCTTCCCCGAACCGCTGGGCTTCCTCAACGGCCGGGAGTGGGAGTGGTCGTTGAAGGACCAGGCCACGATGCTGGCGGTCCGCCGGGGCCTGGACGTGATGCCCCGCTGGGCCCGCAGGAAGGTGTTCCACGCCACCGCGGCCCCGTACGGGGTCACCGGTATCAACGCCGGCGAGACCGAGGCCGTCCACGAACGCACCCTGGTCAACGTCCACCGCCAGCAGCTGGTCGAGGTCGACGGGCAGTCCGACGTGCTGGTCACCGGCGTGCCGTACGTCGGCCCCTACAACGTGAACTCGATCATGAACCCGATCCTGGCGATGTGCCTGGGGCTGGGTTACTTCTTCAACATGTACCGGGGCCGGCCGCTGGTGCGACCCGGCGGGGCGATGATCCTGTACCACCCGGTGGCCCGGGAGTTCCACCAGGTCCACCACCCCAGCTACATCGACTTCTTCGAGGAGGTGCTGGCCGAGAGCACCGACCCGGCCACGATCGAGAAGAAGTTCGAGCAGCGGTACGCGACCGACCCCTGGTACATCCACCTGTACCGGACCTCGTACGCCTACCACGGCGTCCACCCGTTCTACATGTGGTACTGGGGGGCGCACGCGCTGGACCACCTGCGAGATGTCGTCTGGGTCGGCGCCGACCGGCGCAGCGTCGAGCGGATGGGGTTCCAGGCGGCCTCGACGCTGTCGGACGCTCTCGAGATGGTCAGCGGGTCGGTCGGTCGCCACCCGACGATCACCTACCTCCACTCGCCGCCCCTCGCGCTGGCGGAGGTGCGCTGA